The proteins below come from a single Triticum aestivum cultivar Chinese Spring chromosome 5D, IWGSC CS RefSeq v2.1, whole genome shotgun sequence genomic window:
- the LOC123121435 gene encoding mitogen-activated protein kinase kinase kinase NPK1, whose protein sequence is MRRDAAGPGGGAGAGFHDLFDSVRRSINFRTSAAAPPEPPAGPLGGGPAGGIGVRISSCLRKSRGMGLLGLISKSPSPPRRLLPPTPVPADGGGRAGEIPPIRWRKGEMIGSGAFGQVYLGMNLDTGELLAVKQVLIGSTNATREKAQAHIRELEEEVKLLKNLSHPNIVRYLGTVREEDTLNILLEFVPGGSIQSLLGKLGSFPEAVIRKYTRQILQGLEYLHSNAIIHRDIKGANILVDNKGCIKLADFGASKQVAKLATMTAAKTMKGTPHWMAPEVIVGSGHTFSADIWSVGCTVIEMATGKPPWSQQYQEVALLFHVGTTKSHPPIPEHISPEAKDFLLKCLQKEPELRSSASDLLKHPFVTGEFDDRQLLNRTPQKDASVNELFAHDADAPTEMGLNHSGNWSTINSNRSSKIKPLWEGGGDDDDMCEFADKDDHPAVGSSYNPMSEPFDDDWKSKYDMSPEQSSHQSREFGGLAKHPESSMTENDFTFPCEGSCEDDDVLTESKIEAFLDEKALDLKKLQTPLYEEFYNKVNAGSSHGVDQTSNGKFINSLKLPPRGKSPPGKMRGGPAVATPCDTILNSSTMAESCSRQFSRDGGVDSSRILREIASPQLNELGDKVHIDVQDSPSISFAERQRKWKEELDQELERERVMRLAGCGKTPSPSRRPSIGKRERHQ, encoded by the exons ATGCGACGGGACGCCGCTGGccccggcggcggcgccggcgccgggttCCACGATCTGTTCGACTCCGTGCGCCGATCCATCAACTTCCGCAccagcgccgccgcgcccccggAGCCCCCGGCGGGCCCCCTCGGAGGGGGCCCTGCCGGGGGCATCGGCGTCCGGATCAGCTCCTGCCTCCGCAAGTCGAGGGGGATGGGGCTGCTCGGGCTCATCTCCAAgagcccctcgccgccgcgccgcctgctgccGCCGACGCCCGTGCCCGCCGACGGGGGCGGTCGCGCGGGGGAGATCCCGCCGATCCGGTGGCGGAAGGGCGAGATGATCGGCTCCGGCGCGTTCGGGCAGGTCtacctcgggatgaacctggaCACCGGCGAGCTCCTCGCAGTAAAGCAG GTTCTGATCGGGAGCACCAACGCGACCCGGGAGAAAGCCCAA GCACATATAAGAGAACTTGAGGAAGAAGTGAAGCTCCTCAAGAACCTTTCGCACCCCAATATTGTG AGGTACCTTGGGACAGTCCGTGAGGAAGACACACTGAATATCCTGCTGGAGTTTGTTCCTGGAGGGTCTATCCAGTCGCTTCTAGGAAAGCTCGGTTCATTCCCTGAGGCA GTCATTAGGAAGTATACTAGGCAGATTTTGCAAGGGTTGGAATATCTGCATAGCAATGCAATAATACATAGAGACATTAAG GGTGCAAACATTCTTGTTGATAACAAAGGCTGCATTAAGCTTGCTGATTTTGGGGCATCTAAGCAAGTTGCCAAGTTG GCTACTATGACAGCAGCTAAAACGATGAAAGGCACACCACACTGGATGGCACCTGAAGTCATTGTGGGGAGTGGGCATACCTT CTCTGCAGATATCTGGAGTGTGGGATGCACAGTCATTGAAATGGCTACTGGTAAACCACCATGGAGCCAGCAGTATCAGGAG GTTGCGCTTCTATTTCATGTTGGAACCACAAAGTCGCACCCACCAATACCTGAACATATCTCACCAGAGGCTAAAGATTTTCTGCTGAAATGCCTGCAGAA GGAACCAGAGCTGAGGTCTAGCGCGTCAGATTTATTGAAG CATCCGTTTGTGACCGGAGAATTTGATGACCGGCAGCTACTCAATCGTACTCCACAGAAG GATGCTTCCGTGAATGAGCTTTTCGCACATGATGCGGATGCGCCAACAGAGAT GGGTTTGAATCATTCTGGCAACTGGTCAACAATTAATTCAAACAGATCATCTAAAATCAAACCCCTATGGGAGGGTGGCGGTGATGACGATGACATGTGTGAGTTTGCTGACAAAGACGATCATCCAGCAGTTGGATCT AGCTATAATCCTATGTCTGAACCATTTGATGATGACTGGAAAAGCAAGTACGACATGAGCCCAGAGCAAAGTTCTCATCAGTCGAGGGAATTTGGTGGATTAGCCAAGCATCCTGAAAGCAGCATGACCGAAAATGATTTTACCTTCCCTTGCGAGGGAAGTTGTGAAGATGACGATGTACTTACCGAGTCAAAAATAGAAGCATTTCTTGATGAAAAG GCCCTTGATCTGAAGAAGCTACAAACACCTTTATATGAAGAATTCTACAATAAAGTGAATGCCGGGAGCTCTCATGGAGTTGATCAAACTTCCAATGGTAAATTCATAAATAGTCTGAAACTACCCCCTCGTGGAAAGTCGCCTCCAGGTAAGATGAGGGGAGGTCCAGCGGTGGCAACGCCTTGTGATACCATTTTGAATAGCAGTACGATGGCTGAAAGCTGCAGCAGGCAATTCTCAAGAGACGGCGGTGTAGATAGCAGCCGGATTTTGAGAGAAATAGCTTCCCCTCAGCTCAATGAGCTTGGGGATAAAGTTCATATTGATGTCCAAGACAGCCCAAG CATCAGCTTTGCTGAGAGGCAACGAAAATGGAAAGAGGAGTTGGACCAGGAGCTTGAGAGGGAAAGAG TGATGAGGTTAGCTGGCTGTGGCAAGACACCGTCTCCAAGTAGACGGCCCAGCATCGGGAAGCGAGAGCGCCATCAATAG